TGCGGGGACTAAAATTCCTTCATTGGATGAAGTCTTAACGTTTTTGCAAGTCCAACATTTTCATAAAATATTATTAATTGAAGTTAAAACTGATCACGTTGAGTACCCAGGGATTGAACAGCGGTTACTTGATAAGATAGCCGAGTATCATGTGACTTATCCAGTGATATATCAAAGCTTTAATCTGGATACGTTACAACGATTGCACGATCTCGATGACACTTTAGCGATTGATGCATTAACGTATACACCAAGGTGGCGCTTGTGGAAGCTCCAGCGACAGCGCGTTATCGAGTATATTCACCCCGATAATCGCTGGTTTATGAACAAAATTTATTGGTGGGGGAAACACCCACGAACACGCCCATGGACTGTGAATAAAAAGGCCGAAATGCGAAAGGTTTTTCAAGCAAAATTACCCGGTATTATTACCGATGAACTGGATTTAGCGGTTCAGTTACGAAAGGAAATTCAAGGATGAATAAAATTATTGTAATCGTGGGACCAACTGCAGTGGGGAAAACCGCCCTTTCAATTAAATTGGCTAAAAAATATGATGGTGAAATTATTTCAGGAGATTCAATGCAAGTCTACCGCGGACTTGATATTGGTACCGCGAAAATTACCGATGTCGAAAAAGAAGGTGTTCCTCATTATCTAATTGATACTAAGGATATGACCGACAACTTTACGGTGGCCGAATGGGTCGCAGCGGCCAAAGAACATATCGCGGATATTACGAGTCGTGGCAAAATGCCAATTATCGTTGGTGGCACTGGCTTCTACATTGCCGCCTTGCTTGGTGATATGCCATTAGGCGGTGACGATACCGATGCCGATGATGAAATTCGGGCTAAGTGGCAAGCTTTTGCCGATGATTTTGGTGGAATGGCAGTTTGGGACGAATTGAATGAAGTCGATCCAGTGGCAGCCAAAGATATCCCAGCAGGGAATGTGCGCCGGATTATTCGGGCCTTGGAAGTTTACGAGCTCACCGGTAAGCCATTTTCAGAACAAAAGCCAAGCAAGGGTGAACGCCAGTATGACGCCTTAGTGATTGGTTTGAATACGAGTCGCGAATTACTCTATGACCGCATTAATTTGCGGGTCGACCAAATGCTTGATGATGGTTTGATGGCTGAAGCTAAGCGTCTGTATGACGCTGGTGGTGCCCAACTCCAAAGTGGCCAAGGAATTGGTTACAAGGAATTATTCCCATTCTTTGGTGAATATGATACCGAAGAACGAGCAATTGAGTTAATTAAGCGTAATTCACGACGCTTTGCTAAACGGCAATTAACGTGGTTTAACAACCAAATGCCAGATATTCACTGGTTCGATCTTGTACGTCAACCAACTGAAATCGATGCAATTGATGAGTTAGTTGAAACGTTCAATAAATAGAAAATGTGAAGAAATTCCAAAGAAACGACGACCTGTGTTAGGAAACCTGACATGGGTCGTTGTTTTTATTGTGTCAGGTGATACAATGAACGTATCTTAAGCAAAGACATTAAGGAGGTACTCGAATGGCTGAAAAAGAACTGCGCCGAAATTTGGCAGTCCTTCCAATTGGTACAATTCGTGAACTGACTGATTTGACTGATCGACAGATTCGTTATTACGAGGAACAGCATTTGATTATGCCACAGCGGACAGCTAGTAATCGCCGGATGTTTTCTTTGAACGATGTTGATCGTTTACTTGAGATTAAAGATTATTTGGATGCTGGTGACAGTATTGCTGATATCCAAGCAATTTATTCGAAAAAAGCAGCAAAACAACGTGAGCCAGATTTATCTGCTCATGAAATGCGCCAAGCACTAGCGTCAGAGTTTATCAACCTTGCCGGATTTTCGGTGAATAAGAAAAGAAAGGGCTATTAACAATGCCAAAGCATGATTATACAAAAGATGATATTCGCAACCTCGTAAAGTCAGAAAATGTTGAATTTTTACGTTTAACATTTACTGATATGTACGGAATTATCAAGAACGTGGAAGTTCCAGCGTCACAACTTGAAAAAGTTTTAGCTAACAACATGATGTTTGATGGTTCATCAATTGATGGGTTTGTACGGATTGAAGAATCAGATATGTACTTGTACCCAGACCTTTCAACGTTCATGATTTTCCCATGGGCGACTGATTCACACGGTGGTAAGGTTGCACGGATTATTGCCAGTGTTTACACGGCGGCGCGCGAACCATTTATGGGCGATCCACGGAATGTCTTGAAGGAAAACTTAGCTAATGCTAAAGCTGCTGGTTTTGATGCCTTCAATATCGGACCTGAACCAGAATTTTTCTTATTCAAGCTTGATGAACTTGGCAAGCCAACGACTAAATTGAACGATTCCGGTTCATACTTTGATTTGGCACCACTCGACATGGGTGAAAACGTCCGTCGTGAAATCGTTTTAACACTTGAAGAAATGGGCTTTGAAGTTGAAGCTGCGCACCACGAAGTTGCTCCTGGTCAACACGAAGTCGATTTTAAGTATGCTAACGCGCTTGAAGCTGCGGATAACATTCAAACATTTAAATTAATCGTAAAAACAATTGCCCGTAAAAACGGCTTATATGCAACTTTCATGCCTAAACCAGTTTCTGGTATCAATGGTAATGGGATGCACGTTAACATGTCACTTTTCGCAGAAGGAACCAATGCGTTCTTCGATGAAAATGATGAAATGCAACTTTCAACAACCGCTTACAACTTCTTGGGTGGTATCTTGAAGCACGCCCAAAACTTCACGGCAATTACTAATCCAACTGTTAACTCATACAAGCGATTAGTACCTGGTTTTGAAGCGCCTGTGTACGTGGCGTGGTCTGGTTCAAACCGTTCACCAATGGTTCGTGTCCCAGCTTCACGTGGGCAATCAACACGTTTGGAACTTCGTTCAGTTGACCCAACTGCAAACCCATACTTGGCCTTGGCAGCTATCTTAGCATCAGGCCTTGATGGGATTAAGGATAGCCTTGAACCAAACGAATCAGTTGATCGTAACATTTACTTGATGGACGAATCAGAACGGATTAAAGCAGGCATTAAGGACTTACCTGATACCTTGTTAGCAGCCGTTCGTGATTTAGAAGGTGATGAAATTGTGCGTGATGCATTAGGTTACAACTTATCACAACAATTTATCGATGCTAAGTTGCTTGAATACCGTCAATATCGTCAAGAAGTATCAGCATGGGAATTAGATAGCTACTTGGACTTGTACTAAAAGCTACAAACCAAATAGGTGACTATTACACCTATTTAGAAATACAATCGAAAAACGGACATCGCAGTTAATTGCGGTGTCCGTTTTGAGTTGTGCCGCTATTTGTTGGTAGCCTAATAAAAGTG
This is a stretch of genomic DNA from Periweissella cryptocerci. It encodes these proteins:
- a CDS encoding glycerophosphodiester phosphodiesterase family protein; its protein translation is MMETQIFAHRGARRKAPENTIPAYLKALETEEIDGLEIDVHLTKDNQLVVIHDEKLERTTNGHGLVGDYTLAELQALDAGSYFSPEFAGTKIPSLDEVLTFLQVQHFHKILLIEVKTDHVEYPGIEQRLLDKIAEYHVTYPVIYQSFNLDTLQRLHDLDDTLAIDALTYTPRWRLWKLQRQRVIEYIHPDNRWFMNKIYWWGKHPRTRPWTVNKKAEMRKVFQAKLPGIITDELDLAVQLRKEIQG
- the miaA gene encoding tRNA (adenosine(37)-N6)-dimethylallyltransferase MiaA, with the protein product MNKIIVIVGPTAVGKTALSIKLAKKYDGEIISGDSMQVYRGLDIGTAKITDVEKEGVPHYLIDTKDMTDNFTVAEWVAAAKEHIADITSRGKMPIIVGGTGFYIAALLGDMPLGGDDTDADDEIRAKWQAFADDFGGMAVWDELNEVDPVAAKDIPAGNVRRIIRALEVYELTGKPFSEQKPSKGERQYDALVIGLNTSRELLYDRINLRVDQMLDDGLMAEAKRLYDAGGAQLQSGQGIGYKELFPFFGEYDTEERAIELIKRNSRRFAKRQLTWFNNQMPDIHWFDLVRQPTEIDAIDELVETFNK
- a CDS encoding MerR family transcriptional regulator; amino-acid sequence: MAEKELRRNLAVLPIGTIRELTDLTDRQIRYYEEQHLIMPQRTASNRRMFSLNDVDRLLEIKDYLDAGDSIADIQAIYSKKAAKQREPDLSAHEMRQALASEFINLAGFSVNKKRKGY
- the glnA gene encoding type I glutamate--ammonia ligase produces the protein MPKHDYTKDDIRNLVKSENVEFLRLTFTDMYGIIKNVEVPASQLEKVLANNMMFDGSSIDGFVRIEESDMYLYPDLSTFMIFPWATDSHGGKVARIIASVYTAAREPFMGDPRNVLKENLANAKAAGFDAFNIGPEPEFFLFKLDELGKPTTKLNDSGSYFDLAPLDMGENVRREIVLTLEEMGFEVEAAHHEVAPGQHEVDFKYANALEAADNIQTFKLIVKTIARKNGLYATFMPKPVSGINGNGMHVNMSLFAEGTNAFFDENDEMQLSTTAYNFLGGILKHAQNFTAITNPTVNSYKRLVPGFEAPVYVAWSGSNRSPMVRVPASRGQSTRLELRSVDPTANPYLALAAILASGLDGIKDSLEPNESVDRNIYLMDESERIKAGIKDLPDTLLAAVRDLEGDEIVRDALGYNLSQQFIDAKLLEYRQYRQEVSAWELDSYLDLY